GCAGCTCAACAGTGCATCTCAACCTGAAATCCTGGCTGCTGTTATACTCTGTAGATTTATGGAAATATACTCTGCTGGGGATTCTCATTGGTTAGCCCTCTTTCAAGTCCTCTTTTTCAGTTCCTGCTGTGTTGCTCATGCCCTCAAATGGCTTGGAAAATGTTCTCCAGGAAattgatcctgcaaggtactaGCACTCTGTTCCAAGTCAGGAAAGCACTTAGTCATAGGcttaaattgacttcagtgggactccatgtgtttaaagttaagcacatgcttgtgtGCTTTGGTGGATTGGGGCCAGAGTTCTCAGAATCTTGCAGGATCAACCTATGTTCAGCTAAAATTAAGTTATATGTCCAAACAgatatatttcagagtagcagctgtgttagtctgtatccgcaaaaagaacaggagtacttgtggcaccaatttgttagtctctaaggtgccacaagtactcctgttcttcaaacAGATATAGAGAACAAAAATCCAACTGTTATGCCCCAAAGCAGAGCAAAAGATTGCATTTTTACTAACCCAAACAAAACTACTTTGAAATGCCATATTGTGATGTTGTTGAGAGGTGCACATTAGAACCATCTTCACTAAACTTATACAACTAATACACAGGAAGTGTGTTAGAATAGCACACACAAAGACAAAGGGCAAGACAGTTGAATGGATTAAAACAGGCTGCATTTCAAAAACAGTGAATCCGTGTGAGTGCTGACACTTTTAGATTGAGATGGATGACTACTGGAGCCACCAGAATGCTGTACGTGTACGATTGATTCTCTTTTCTTTAATGCTGACTAGTGAAAAAGAGAAACGTTCCATTCCGGCTCTGTGGGAATGCTTCACTTTTCAGTGGTTGCCACTAGGAGGTGGAATGTTCAATAAACTGATTAAATAACACCTTTTAATTTGCAATGTGCACTGCATTCAGTATGCACTGTAAAGTACGTTTTAACAGAATAGAACAGGCGTTTGATTTCGAAGTGAGGCTTCTGTagggggggaaaacaaaaaaccttcacaTGTCTTTTCAGTAAGAAAAGCAGGTAAAACTGTGTCCCCTACAAACATTTTAGTGCTTCCCCTCATAAGCTTTCATCTTTTTCTCACTCTTTGGATATATATTGTGTCTTATTACTGCTATAATATTAATAGTAATGTCAATAATTAATTCACAGATGATTCCTGCAAAAGTTTTAATGGTCAAAATCTTATTAGCTTTACAGTGTTGTATGCAGCATTGTTTAGCCATGTTGGCCTAAGgctatcagagagacaaggtaggtgaggtctTATCTTttaccagcttctgttggtgtgagagacaagctttggagttacacaaagctcttcctcaggcctggggaaaggtactcagaggcctggtctacactaggcgtttatgtcgaagttagcgccgttaaatcgaattaaccctgcacccgtccacactgcgatgctatttagttcgacatagaggtctctttaattcgacttctgtactcctccccgacgaggggagtagcgctaaattcgacatggccatgtcgaattaggctaggtgtggatggaaatcgacgctaatagctccgggagctatcccacagtgcaccactctgttgacgctctggacagcagtgcgagctcggatgctctgaccagccacacaggaaaagccccgggaaaatttgaatttgaattccttttcctgtctggccagtttgaatctcatttcctgtctggacatcgtggcgagcacagcagcactggcaacgatgcagagctctccagcagtgatggccatgcagtctgggaatagaaagagagccccagcatggactgatcgtgaagtcttggatctcatcgctgtgtggggcgatgagtccgtgctttccgagctgcgatccaaaagaaggaatgcaaagatctacgagaagatctctaaagacatggcagagagaggatacagccgggatgcaacgcagtgccgcgtgaaaatcaaggagctgagacaaggctaccagaagaccaaagaggcaaacggatgctccggatcccatccccagacatcccgtttctacgaggcactgcattccatcctcggtgctgccgccaccactaccccaccagtgaccgtggactctgaggatgggatactgtccacggccggttcctcagacatgttaggggacggggaagatgaggaaggagatgaggagggcgaggcagttggcagatctcacaacgctgatttccccgacagccaggatctcttcatcacccttacagagatcccctacgaagcgtccccagccattaccccggacacagaatctggtgaaggatcagccagtaagtgttgtaaacatctaaacatttatttttaacaaaacaggaatattaacaattaaaagaatgggttgttcatgattagtgtgccctaggcgcttaacggtttagtaaggggcagtgcaagttttgaaaagaaatctagcaatgtccggttttcagtgattgtcctgcacaagccgctctactgtgtattccctgctactgcagctacagtaaaatgcggtctatatgtgcggggatagagcagtaatcctcctgggacatctcgatgaagctctcctggaggtaacttgaaagccgttgcatgaggttcttggggagagcggccttattgggtcctccgaagtacgacacgttgccgcgccacgagattatcaggtactcggggatcattgctctgcacagcagggcggcatacggccctggtctttggaggctttcccggagcattctctctttgtcgctctcggagatcctcatcagggtgatgtcggccatggtgacctgcttttaattaggtaggggaatgttagtgttgggactgctttcccgttcctttacagaactgtcaccgctggtttgcagccacgcggtggaggcgggagaggggcagccgaaagggatcattcccggggacagccgcgagggggtgggacaggggcagagttcccgcttgccggattgctggcagcagggactgacattgatttaaatgtgaaatgaggccagtggtaatataaaagttttaaactgccacaagtgtacggcttaccatgtctgcctgcaacagaaattccgttgtgctgcctcgcttctcaaatgtgctgttcaagaccccaggcacagaatgcgaaggccgagaattcgaccttgtgctgagtgcgcatgtgaaaggtgctgtgcatggtcttgttcacagagaaagactatgttctttgttcacaactacatttatctttcagaggaattcactccctttttcccatttccacagccccgtctgcgactgtctcacaacctagcctggaatcacactcccagaggctagcgcggattaggcgtaggaagaagaggacacgggaggacatgttctctgagcttatggcctcttcccaagcccaggcagcacagcagacccagtggcgggagaacttgacccgaatgcaccaagccaacatggatcgggaggagaggtggcggcaggaagaccagcaggcgactcaaacgctgcttggactactgagggagcaaacggacacgctccggcgccttgtggatgttctgcaggaacggaggcaggaggacagagccccgctgcagtccatctctaaccgccctcccccgccaccaagtcccatacccacctcacccaaagtgcaaagaaggagaggcggcagagtccctgctaactctcactccacccctgcagagagctctagtagcagaaggctctcatttcccaaaatttgaaaagttctttccttcccgcctgacacaagcccacgtccaagtttcacctcccaatgccatgtgtagttgataataaaaaattcgtttctgttaactactgtttcaatcatgttcttttggaggaggaggggaaagggggttggaaattggacaggacagtctcctttggcagggtacatagtcgggggcaggcacagcagcagggcatatacacagtgcagtgatgcagtgactagttgccccggttagtctgggaggttgttttgatgtaatgttggggggggtgggttgctctgtgactttgtggcgggggagggcagttacagatcttaagcgccggtccttagacaggatcacagagccacacagcatgggatctgtaaccgtcctccccctgccacaaagtcaaatagacctcccatacacacagtcccgatcaggaggggtgacaggctccgttgaaacaagcatcccaccgcagcggagcctgtcaatccttgagtttagaagctgcattcgcatcacaacactagacccgccccgcaccacagtctgcgtcccagttttaaaaaattcccgctaaaacagtattaaagaaaacggtgtgctttaacaaagtagaactatttttatttcgacacgtgtgttggagggggggtgaagggggtatgtaactggataggatagtcaacattacctgggtaaagaaacgggggcaggtttagcttctcagtacacaaactataaaatcacaggttaccctgctcactcaggaactttgctttcaaagcctcccggatgcacagcgcttcccgctggtctcttctaatcgcccggctgtctggctgtgagtaatcaccagccaggctattttcctcaacctcccaccccgccataaaggtctcccccttgctctcacagagattgtggagcacacagcaagctgctataacaatggggatattggtttcgctgagatcacagcgagtcagtaagcttctccatctccccttgagacggccaaaagcacactccaccaccattctgcacttgctcagccggtagttgaagagttctttttcagtgtccagggcgccagtatagggcttcatgagccagggcattagcgggtaggctgggtccccgaggatgactataggcatctccacatccccaacagttattttgtggtccgggaagtaaataccttgttgcagccgtctaaacagaccagagttcctgaaaacacgagcgtcatgaaccttgcccggccatcccacgtagatgttggtaaaacgtcccctgtggtccaccagtgcttgcagcaccatggaaaagtatccctttcggttaatgtactgggtggcctggtggtccggtgccaggatagggatgtgagttccatctatggccccaccgcagtttgggaatcccatcgctgcgaagccatctatgatcgcctccacgtttcccagggtcactacctttggcagcagtacatcaacgattgccttcgctacttgcatcacaacaacccccacggtagatttgcccaccccaaactggttcgcgactgaccggtagctgtctggcgttgcaagcttccacagggctatggccactcgcttctgtacactcagtgcagctcgcaaccgggtgtcactgcgcttcagggcaggggacagcaactcacaaagttccaggaaagttcccttccgcatgcgaaagtttcgcagccactgggattcatcccagacctgcagcactatgcggtcccaccactcagtgcttgtctcccgtgcccagaatcgccgttccacggcatcaacatgacccattgccactgtgatgtcctcggcgctgggtcgcctgctttctgacaggtctgtgctactctcagacttcaggacatcaccgcggtgccgtagcctccttgcctgacttttctgcatctgcctcagggaaacctttatgataagctgcgagacgttgagagcggccacaactgcagcgatggtcgcagcgggctccatgctcggagtacagtggcgtccgcgctgtcaatgactggaaaagcgcgcgaactgttttcccgccggcgctttcagggagggagggcgggagtgatggacggatgacgacagtttcccaaaagcaccctcgactcattttgttacccagaaggcattgccggctacacccagaattccaatgggcagaggggactgcgggaactgtgggatagctgaccacagtgcaccgcttcgaatgtcgacgctatcaccgttagtgtggacgcacaaagtcgaattactgtccttagtgtggacacacacgttcgactttgcaatatcgattacaaaaattcgatgcaagtaaaatcgaactactctcgtagtgtagacaaggccagagtGATGcggctaaatacaagatcaaacagaaaGATTCGCATAAATAGGTTAGCCTGCAGGCTAACccgcacaacactttcaaaagacgagcctgggaacttaaattcataattttgcttgACACTAAAAATcgtggtcttaataaagacacaatctgtaacccattaacctcccccctttttttgtcctatgactaacGGGGTGTTAACATGCCACTTCCTCTTGAACAgttccttagaatatgtgctaactacttatgctaaactatctgtttgattttgcatttagctgtgagtCCGAGTACCATCTGCAGacatgaggaagagctctgtgtaactggaaagcttgtctctctcaccaagttggtccaataaaggtaTGACCTCACCCACTTTTACAGTGtgattttttaaatagcttttttcCGATTATGGAACACTAAGTGGTTTATAATGTAATGAAGGCAGAAATAACAGATAAGAAAAATGAAGTTTAGATGAAAACGAACTGAATGGATCAGCAAAAAACTGCAGGCATGTCCCCTGACAATAGGTGTTGTCATCAGGTTGTTGCTACTCTTCTACTTGTGTACAGTGACGTGAGTGATAATCTCAGAGAAAATGATTATTAATTAACTAGCCATTCTCTGGTTGCAATATACATGCAATATCCATGGCAACCATTTTCAGTGCAAAGAGATTTTACAATCT
This region of Chrysemys picta bellii isolate R12L10 chromosome 9, ASM1138683v2, whole genome shotgun sequence genomic DNA includes:
- the LOC135973646 gene encoding uncharacterized protein LOC135973646 — protein: MQSSPAVMAMQSGNRKRAPAWTDREVLDLIAVWGDESVLSELRSKRRNAKIYEKISKDMAERGYSRDATQCRVKIKELRQGYQKTKEANGCSGSHPQTSRFYEALHSILGAAATTTPPVTVDSEDGILSTAGSSDMLGDGEDEEGDEEGEAVGRSHNADFPDSQDLFITLTEIPYEASPAITPDTESGEGSATPSATVSQPSLESHSQRLARIRRRKKRTREDMFSELMASSQAQAAQQTQWRENLTRMHQANMDREERWRQEDQQATQTLLGLLREQTDTLRRLVDVLQERRQEDRAPLQSISNRPPPPPSPIPTSPKVQRRRGGRVPANSHSTPAESSSSRRLSFPKI